One Peribacillus simplex NBRC 15720 = DSM 1321 genomic region harbors:
- a CDS encoding vitamin B12-dependent ribonucleotide reductase, with protein sequence MSVVIKEALKVDLERLNKDISLFPQVHPVTADMKMAHKGVSRLVMLDRYSFKDTEKITLSAGDFVVLTIKEDPKFPARGLGYIVEIDWETKKAKVLVDEEFRGVLDNPEEVESGIVNRPLDIIEKPLEIYYEQIAKRNATGLASVETTEEKRTEWFNKFYEELKNLNFVPAGRVLYGAGSNTDVTYFNCYVMPFVPDSREGISEHRKQVMEIMSRGGGVGTNGSTLRPRNTLAKGVNGKSSGSVSWLDDIAKLTHLVEQGGSRRGAQMIMLADWHPDIAEFIISKMQNPRILRYLVENTKDEAIKKYATDKLKFTPHTEQETAMYQGIINYKEIPGQGGFSEKIIRDAEEKIRTGGTYSVHNSDFLTGANISICLTKEFMEAAEQDAEYELRFPDVESYNAEEMAIYNEEWHKVGDVREWEKMGHKVRVYRKIRAKELWNLINICATYSAEPGIFFIDNANEMTNAKAYGQQVVATNPCGEQPLAPYSVCNLAAVNLAEMADKDSKTVNFEKLKQTVEVGVRMQDNVIDATPYFLDENKKQALGERRVGLGVMGLHDLLIYCETEYGSEEGNILVDKVFETIATTAYRASVELAKEKGSFPFLIGSTDKETEELRTRFTQTGFMEKMPEDIRESVAAHGIRNSHLLTVAPTGSTGTMVGVSTGLEPYFSFTYFRSGRLGKFIEVKADIVQEYLDRHPEADTEELPKWFISAMELAPEAHADVQCIIQRWIDSSISKTVNAPKGYTVEQVEKVYERLYKGGAKGGTVYVDGSRDSQVLTLKAEENQMDEQLEMDELTDVEVKKKVVLVDTINELRSTNVTIGSEVGNTCPVCRKGEVQEMGGCNTCTNCGAQLKCGL encoded by the coding sequence ATGTCGGTTGTAATAAAAGAAGCTTTAAAGGTTGATCTAGAAAGGTTGAATAAGGATATTTCTTTATTTCCCCAGGTTCACCCTGTAACTGCTGATATGAAAATGGCGCATAAGGGAGTGTCCCGTCTAGTCATGCTTGACCGCTATTCTTTTAAGGATACTGAAAAAATCACACTCTCGGCAGGCGATTTCGTCGTGTTGACGATTAAGGAAGATCCGAAATTCCCGGCAAGGGGTCTCGGTTACATCGTTGAAATAGATTGGGAAACAAAAAAAGCCAAGGTATTGGTGGATGAAGAATTCCGTGGCGTATTGGATAATCCGGAAGAAGTGGAGTCGGGGATTGTAAACCGTCCGTTGGATATAATCGAAAAGCCGCTTGAAATATACTATGAACAAATTGCGAAACGTAATGCAACGGGCTTGGCATCAGTGGAAACCACGGAAGAAAAAAGAACGGAATGGTTCAATAAATTCTATGAAGAATTAAAGAACCTTAATTTTGTTCCGGCAGGCCGAGTATTATACGGTGCGGGTTCCAATACGGATGTTACTTATTTCAACTGCTATGTAATGCCATTCGTACCGGATTCACGTGAAGGGATTTCAGAACATAGGAAACAAGTGATGGAAATCATGAGCCGCGGCGGCGGAGTGGGTACGAACGGATCGACACTGCGTCCAAGAAACACTCTGGCAAAAGGCGTAAATGGAAAATCCTCGGGTTCAGTGTCATGGCTTGACGATATTGCGAAATTGACGCATCTTGTTGAACAGGGCGGTAGCAGACGCGGCGCGCAAATGATCATGCTTGCTGATTGGCATCCTGATATTGCAGAGTTCATCATTTCTAAAATGCAAAATCCAAGGATTCTGCGTTACCTAGTGGAAAACACTAAAGATGAAGCCATCAAGAAATATGCGACGGATAAATTGAAATTCACGCCGCACACTGAACAGGAAACGGCTATGTATCAAGGGATCATCAATTATAAGGAGATTCCTGGCCAAGGTGGATTCAGCGAGAAAATCATTAGGGATGCAGAGGAAAAGATCCGTACAGGAGGAACATACAGTGTCCATAATTCGGATTTCCTGACTGGAGCCAACATTTCGATTTGCCTGACTAAGGAATTTATGGAAGCGGCGGAACAAGACGCTGAATACGAATTGCGTTTTCCTGATGTTGAAAGCTATAATGCCGAAGAAATGGCCATTTACAATGAAGAATGGCATAAAGTCGGAGATGTTCGTGAATGGGAGAAAATGGGTCACAAAGTCCGTGTTTACCGTAAAATCCGAGCTAAAGAGCTTTGGAACTTAATAAACATTTGTGCAACATATTCTGCTGAACCAGGTATTTTCTTTATCGATAATGCTAATGAAATGACGAATGCCAAAGCATACGGTCAACAAGTCGTAGCCACGAACCCTTGTGGCGAACAGCCATTGGCCCCATATTCAGTATGTAACCTTGCGGCAGTCAATCTGGCTGAAATGGCTGATAAAGATAGCAAAACGGTTAATTTCGAGAAACTTAAGCAGACCGTCGAAGTCGGTGTGCGTATGCAGGACAATGTCATTGATGCAACTCCTTATTTCTTGGATGAAAACAAAAAACAGGCACTGGGAGAGCGACGGGTTGGACTAGGTGTAATGGGTCTGCATGACCTGTTGATCTACTGTGAAACGGAATATGGCTCTGAAGAAGGAAATATCCTGGTTGACAAGGTGTTTGAAACGATTGCGACTACAGCTTACAGGGCTTCCGTGGAACTTGCTAAAGAAAAAGGCAGTTTCCCGTTCTTGATCGGGTCAACGGACAAAGAAACCGAGGAGCTTAGAACGCGGTTTACACAAACCGGATTTATGGAAAAAATGCCGGAAGATATCAGGGAAAGTGTTGCTGCACATGGCATCCGTAACTCTCATTTATTGACAGTGGCTCCTACAGGAAGCACAGGAACGATGGTTGGGGTATCAACAGGTCTTGAACCATATTTCTCCTTCACGTATTTCCGCAGCGGCCGTCTGGGTAAATTCATTGAAGTTAAGGCTGACATTGTACAGGAATACTTGGACCGTCATCCAGAAGCCGATACAGAAGAGCTTCCAAAATGGTTCATTTCCGCAATGGAATTAGCTCCAGAAGCTCATGCTGATGTTCAATGCATCATTCAACGCTGGATTGACAGCTCGATCAGTAAGACGGTCAATGCTCCAAAAGGATATACTGTCGAACAAGTTGAAAAAGTATATGAGCGTCTATACAAAGGCGGCGCAAAAGGCGGTACTGTATATGTGGATGGCAGCCGTGACAGTCAGGTTCTTACGCTCAAAGCGGAAGAAAACCAAATGGACGAGCAGCTTGAAATGGATGAATTGACAGATGTTGAAGTAAAGAAAAAAGTTGTATTGGTCGATACCATAAATGAACTGCGTTCGACGAATGTTACGATTGGGTCGGAAGTGGGTAACACTTGCCCGGTCTGCCGTAAGGGTGAAGTCCAGGAAATGGGCGGATGCAATACTTGCACGAATTGCGGAGCGCAATTAAAATGCGGGCTATAA
- the splB gene encoding spore photoproduct lyase: MKPFMPQLVYIEPRALEYPLGRELKKKFEDLNIEIRETTSHNQIRDLPGENDLQKYRVAKSTLVVGIRKTLKFDSSKPSAEYAIPLATGCMGHCHYCYLQTTLGSKPYIRTYVNLDEIFEAAEKYINERKPEITRFEAACTSDIVGIDHLTHSLKRAIEYFGKSEYGVLRFVTKFHHVDHLLDAEHNGKTRFRFSINSRYVIKNFEPGTSSFEERIEAARKVAGAGYPLGFIVAPIYRHEAWKEGYHELFERLSEALKGVDIPDLTFELIQHRFTGPAKKVIQKNYPKTKLELDETKRKYKWGRYGIGKYVYQNEEAAELETTIRGYIAEFFPKAEIQYFT; the protein is encoded by the coding sequence ATGAAACCATTTATGCCACAGTTAGTATATATCGAGCCCAGGGCACTGGAATACCCGCTCGGCCGTGAATTGAAAAAGAAATTCGAAGATTTGAACATTGAAATCCGTGAGACCACATCGCATAACCAAATTAGGGATCTTCCTGGAGAAAATGACCTGCAAAAATATCGTGTCGCCAAATCGACGCTTGTGGTAGGAATCAGAAAAACATTGAAGTTCGATTCTTCAAAGCCATCTGCTGAATATGCCATCCCTCTTGCTACAGGGTGTATGGGGCATTGTCACTATTGTTATTTACAGACGACACTCGGATCAAAACCATATATTAGGACATATGTGAATCTTGACGAGATTTTCGAGGCAGCCGAAAAATATATAAATGAGAGAAAGCCTGAAATTACCCGTTTTGAGGCAGCTTGTACATCGGATATCGTCGGAATTGACCATTTGACACATTCGTTAAAAAGGGCTATAGAATATTTTGGCAAAAGTGAATATGGGGTTCTTAGGTTCGTTACTAAATTTCATCATGTCGACCATCTGTTGGATGCTGAACATAATGGAAAAACGAGATTTCGCTTCAGTATAAATTCACGTTATGTGATAAAGAATTTCGAGCCCGGTACATCTAGCTTTGAGGAAAGGATAGAAGCGGCACGTAAAGTGGCAGGTGCCGGATATCCCCTTGGTTTTATCGTAGCTCCCATATATCGTCATGAAGCATGGAAGGAGGGCTACCATGAATTATTTGAACGGTTGAGTGAGGCGTTAAAAGGGGTGGATATCCCTGACTTGACTTTTGAATTAATCCAGCATCGGTTTACTGGTCCAGCAAAAAAAGTGATTCAAAAAAACTACCCAAAAACAAAATTGGAACTGGACGAAACGAAGCGTAAATATAAATGGGGCCGATATGGAATCGGTAAATATGTTTATCAAAACGAAGAAGCCGCAGAACTGGAAACGACCATTCGTGGGTATATAGCGGAATTCTTCCCGAAAGCGGAAATTCAGTATTTTACCTGA
- a CDS encoding patatin-like phospholipase family protein, whose amino-acid sequence MIIDGVFSGGGIKGYGLVGALQELEERGFVFHRTAGTSAGSIIAAFVAAGYTGKEMEKLFLDIDLSGLLDKRRGLLPIPLAKWLLVYWKLGLYKGDALEAWVASKLAVRNVVTFKDVRPKSLRIITSDITNGKLVVLPDDLPNYGIDPNTFPVAKAVRMSCSIPYFFEPVKLDVGKSKFLFVDGGVLSNFPMWLFNSDHVRKERPVIGLRLSVDEIWKPHEVDNAVELFSALFKTMKDAHDARYISKKHVHNIVFIPMKGISAMDFNLNDEKKGELMNRGRQCTKEFLKRWTY is encoded by the coding sequence ATGATTATTGACGGCGTTTTTTCCGGAGGCGGGATTAAAGGCTATGGTTTAGTGGGAGCCCTGCAGGAATTAGAAGAACGGGGATTTGTATTCCATCGGACAGCGGGTACAAGTGCAGGCTCCATAATTGCAGCTTTCGTAGCAGCTGGGTACACAGGAAAAGAAATGGAAAAGCTTTTTCTTGATATAGATTTAAGCGGGCTGCTGGATAAAAGGCGTGGTCTTTTGCCTATCCCGCTTGCCAAATGGCTCCTTGTATACTGGAAACTTGGCCTTTATAAAGGAGACGCTTTGGAAGCCTGGGTCGCCAGTAAACTTGCCGTAAGGAATGTAGTCACCTTTAAGGATGTTCGACCGAAATCCCTCCGTATCATAACCTCTGACATTACAAATGGGAAATTGGTCGTACTGCCTGATGATTTACCGAACTATGGAATTGATCCGAACACTTTTCCAGTGGCAAAGGCAGTAAGAATGAGTTGTAGCATTCCTTATTTCTTTGAGCCAGTCAAACTTGATGTCGGAAAAAGCAAGTTCCTTTTTGTTGATGGTGGTGTATTAAGCAATTTTCCAATGTGGTTATTCAATTCAGATCATGTAAGAAAGGAAAGGCCGGTTATAGGCTTGCGGCTAAGTGTCGATGAGATATGGAAACCGCATGAGGTGGATAATGCGGTTGAATTGTTCTCCGCACTATTCAAAACGATGAAAGATGCCCATGATGCACGGTATATTTCCAAGAAACACGTCCATAATATTGTATTTATCCCGATGAAGGGAATTTCTGCAATGGATTTCAATCTGAATGATGAAAAAAAGGGTGAATTGATGAATAGGGGCAGGCAGTGCACTAAAGAATTCCTAAAAAGGTGGACTTATTAA
- a CDS encoding SA1362 family protein, whose amino-acid sequence MKRFISFMIYGIIALGVLGLMSRLFNDPIGFFRNILIIAIVAGIIYMIYTGLTKGKPVKKEQQAFRKAARQSKKRLKNRTSKKDNVASFSAAKSSKKIKLRKKTDSHLTVIEGKKNKKKNRASF is encoded by the coding sequence TTGAAACGTTTCATATCTTTCATGATATACGGAATCATCGCCCTCGGAGTCCTCGGACTAATGAGCCGACTATTTAATGACCCGATTGGCTTTTTTAGAAACATTCTCATAATAGCCATTGTCGCAGGGATTATTTATATGATTTATACGGGATTAACAAAGGGAAAACCAGTTAAAAAAGAGCAGCAAGCATTCCGAAAGGCTGCCCGCCAATCGAAAAAAAGGCTAAAAAACCGAACTTCGAAAAAAGATAATGTGGCTAGCTTCTCTGCAGCAAAATCATCAAAGAAAATAAAATTGAGAAAGAAAACCGATAGTCACTTAACCGTCATCGAAGGGAAAAAGAATAAAAAGAAAAATCGGGCTTCTTTTTAA
- a CDS encoding DUF1385 domain-containing protein — protein sequence MSEVQKPVYGGQAVVEGVMFGGKHHTVTAVRRKDSTIVYYHLPRKSKPVVNRLKKVPFLRGIVSLIQSSATGSKHLNFSTEQYEEEGEKQEEKKKETKEPSKISVWLGVAVIGVLSFLFGKLLFTLIPVFLAELTRPFFSGHMAQVLIESLFKLILLLVYIYVVSMTPLIKRVFQYHGAEHKVINCFESGKELTVANVQASSRLHYRCGSSFILFTVIVGMFVYMVVPTDPLWLRVVDRILLIPVVLGIAFEVLQLTNKVRDTPILRYLGYPGLWLQLLTTKAPTDDQVEVALASFQELLRMEKETEKGLESDVIV from the coding sequence ATGTCTGAGGTTCAAAAACCCGTTTATGGAGGGCAGGCTGTAGTGGAAGGCGTCATGTTCGGCGGCAAACATCACACAGTCACAGCGGTACGCCGCAAAGATTCGACGATTGTATATTATCATCTGCCGCGTAAATCGAAACCTGTTGTCAATCGCTTAAAAAAAGTACCGTTTCTACGGGGTATCGTTTCACTGATTCAGTCAAGTGCAACCGGCTCGAAACATCTAAACTTTTCAACTGAACAATATGAAGAAGAAGGGGAAAAGCAGGAAGAAAAGAAAAAAGAAACGAAGGAACCTTCTAAAATAAGTGTATGGCTTGGAGTTGCCGTAATCGGTGTTCTTTCCTTCCTATTCGGGAAGCTGCTTTTCACTTTGATTCCAGTCTTTCTTGCCGAATTGACAAGACCCTTCTTCAGCGGCCATATGGCCCAGGTTTTAATAGAAAGCTTGTTCAAGTTAATATTATTGCTGGTATACATTTATGTAGTTTCCATGACGCCATTGATCAAGCGGGTCTTTCAGTATCACGGGGCAGAGCATAAGGTGATCAATTGCTTTGAAAGCGGAAAAGAATTGACCGTAGCAAATGTGCAGGCAAGTTCACGCCTTCATTATCGCTGTGGCAGCAGCTTTATTTTATTTACAGTCATTGTAGGTATGTTCGTCTATATGGTTGTTCCGACCGATCCATTATGGCTCCGTGTCGTGGATCGCATTTTGCTTATCCCTGTAGTGCTTGGCATAGCCTTCGAGGTATTGCAGTTGACCAACAAAGTAAGAGATACTCCAATACTTCGTTACCTTGGCTATCCCGGCCTTTGGCTTCAGTTATTGACAACCAAAGCCCCTACAGATGATCAAGTCGAAGTCGCACTGGCATCCTTCCAAGAACTGTTAAGGATGGAAAAAGAAACTGAAAAAGGTTTAGAATCGGATGTAATTGTGTAA
- a CDS encoding YqhR family membrane protein: MSSNENGQIQQEYQNMLIYNVLAVGFVGGALASFIGIIAHYLNFMDFSPKFILTSWSNMTWIDHWLGTVMTIILFGILSVGIAFIYYSLFKRMKSIFTGIFLGVVCWALLVFVLKPMFIDLPTFSKMSANTVVSSLCIFIIYGLFVGFSISYDHQEYIRQKDKAEKQSES; encoded by the coding sequence ATGTCTTCTAATGAAAATGGACAAATTCAACAGGAATATCAAAACATGTTGATCTACAATGTACTTGCTGTCGGTTTTGTTGGGGGGGCTTTGGCCAGTTTTATCGGAATCATAGCCCATTATCTTAACTTTATGGATTTTAGCCCAAAATTCATACTAACTTCATGGTCAAATATGACCTGGATCGACCATTGGCTCGGTACGGTAATGACCATAATTTTATTCGGAATTCTATCCGTGGGGATCGCTTTTATATACTATAGTCTTTTTAAAAGGATGAAGAGTATTTTTACGGGTATTTTTTTAGGAGTGGTTTGCTGGGCTTTGCTGGTATTTGTCCTAAAACCGATGTTCATCGATTTGCCAACCTTTTCTAAAATGTCAGCAAATACGGTTGTATCAAGTTTATGCATTTTTATTATATACGGTCTTTTTGTAGGGTTTTCTATATCATACGATCATCAGGAATATATACGTCAAAAAGACAAAGCCGAGAAGCAATCGGAAAGCTGA
- the aroQ gene encoding type II 3-dehydroquinate dehydratase, whose protein sequence is MTKILLINGPNLNRLGKREPAHYGFSTLADVEAQLMQQAEGLNVELTSFQTNHEGAIIDKLHWSEDHGIDGIIINPGAFTHYSYAIRDAIAGIDVPVVEVHISNIHARESFRHESVTAAVSAGQIVGLGIHGYELALQAITKIAKGRN, encoded by the coding sequence ATGACAAAAATCTTACTAATCAATGGTCCGAATTTAAATCGCTTGGGGAAGCGAGAACCTGCGCATTATGGATTCTCGACGCTTGCGGATGTGGAAGCGCAATTAATGCAGCAAGCTGAAGGGTTAAATGTGGAATTAACCTCTTTTCAAACTAACCATGAAGGAGCGATTATCGACAAGCTCCATTGGTCAGAGGATCATGGGATCGACGGGATTATCATTAATCCTGGAGCTTTTACTCATTATAGCTATGCGATTCGTGATGCAATAGCCGGAATTGATGTTCCAGTGGTGGAAGTGCATATTTCGAACATACATGCCCGTGAAAGCTTTCGGCATGAATCAGTGACCGCAGCGGTATCGGCGGGACAGATTGTCGGCTTGGGGATACACGGATATGAATTGGCTTTGCAGGCGATCACAAAGATTGCAAAGGGGAGAAATTAA
- a CDS encoding M24 family metallopeptidase, translating into MNKLMRLRASMEKVGIDGFLITSTYNRRFMTNFTGSAGVVLISQKEAKFITDFRYVEQAGKQAPDYEIVQHKGTIIEEVGKQAEAMNISKLGFEQEHLTYATYKAYEMAIDGQLLPVSGVIENLRLIKTSSEIKILKEAAAIADAAFTHILDFLRPGISELDVSNELEFFMRKQGATSSSFDIIVASGIRSALPHGVATDKIIEKGDFVTLDYGAYYNGYVSDITRTLAVGKPSEELINIYDIVLEAQLRGMAGIKPGMTGREADALTRNLIEEKGYGQYFGHSTGHGIGLEVHEGPALSLRSDIILEPGMAVTVEPGIYLPGVGGVRIEDDTIVTIEGNEALTHSTKELIIL; encoded by the coding sequence ATGAATAAACTAATGCGCTTAAGAGCCTCAATGGAAAAGGTGGGCATTGACGGTTTTTTGATCACCAGTACATATAACCGCCGATTCATGACCAACTTTACGGGAAGTGCAGGCGTTGTCCTTATTTCCCAAAAAGAAGCTAAATTCATCACTGATTTCAGATACGTGGAACAAGCAGGCAAACAGGCACCAGACTATGAGATCGTTCAACACAAAGGAACCATCATTGAAGAAGTCGGTAAGCAGGCTGAAGCGATGAATATCAGCAAACTGGGGTTTGAGCAAGAACACCTGACTTATGCTACATATAAGGCATATGAAATGGCCATTGATGGTCAACTTTTGCCGGTGTCCGGGGTTATTGAGAATTTACGCTTGATAAAGACTTCATCAGAGATTAAGATATTAAAGGAAGCGGCTGCTATTGCTGATGCTGCGTTTACACATATTCTGGATTTCCTGCGTCCAGGGATCTCGGAACTGGATGTATCCAATGAACTTGAATTCTTTATGAGGAAACAAGGGGCAACTTCTTCTTCATTCGATATTATTGTAGCATCCGGTATAAGGTCCGCACTTCCGCATGGAGTGGCTACGGATAAAATCATCGAAAAAGGCGATTTTGTCACATTGGATTACGGGGCATATTATAACGGGTATGTGTCTGACATCACTCGGACATTAGCAGTTGGCAAGCCAAGTGAAGAACTTATTAATATTTATGACATTGTTTTAGAAGCTCAACTGCGAGGAATGGCTGGAATCAAACCCGGTATGACTGGCAGGGAAGCGGATGCACTAACTCGTAATCTAATTGAAGAAAAGGGATATGGGCAGTATTTTGGACATTCGACCGGACATGGAATCGGTCTTGAAGTTCATGAAGGTCCAGCATTATCCCTTAGGTCTGATATCATTTTAGAACCAGGTATGGCTGTAACCGTTGAACCGGGCATTTATTTACCTGGGGTAGGCGGAGTGCGGATTGAAGATGATACAATCGTTACAATTGAAGGTAACGAAGCACTTACTCACTCAACCAAAGAGTTAATCATTCTGTAA
- the efp gene encoding elongation factor P: protein MISVNDFRTGVTIEVDNGIWQVIEFQHVKPGKGAAFVRSKLRNLRTGSIQEKTFRAGEKVAKAHIENRKMQYLYASGDSHVFMDNETYDQIELPASSIERELKFLKENMEVHIMTFQAETLGVELPNTVELEVAETEPGIKGDTSSGGTKSAVLETGLSVQVPFFINQGDKLLINTNEGSYVSRA, encoded by the coding sequence ATGATTTCTGTAAACGATTTTCGCACGGGTGTTACGATTGAAGTAGATAATGGAATTTGGCAGGTTATCGAGTTCCAACACGTTAAACCTGGTAAAGGTGCAGCTTTTGTACGTTCTAAACTTCGTAACCTTCGTACGGGTTCAATCCAAGAGAAAACATTCCGTGCTGGTGAAAAAGTTGCAAAAGCACATATCGAAAACCGTAAGATGCAATACCTTTATGCAAGTGGAGATAGCCATGTATTCATGGATAACGAAACGTATGACCAAATCGAACTGCCTGCTTCAAGCATTGAACGTGAACTTAAATTCCTTAAGGAAAATATGGAAGTACATATCATGACTTTCCAAGCGGAAACACTTGGTGTCGAGCTTCCAAACACAGTGGAACTTGAAGTGGCGGAGACTGAGCCGGGAATTAAAGGCGATACATCTTCAGGCGGCACCAAATCAGCCGTACTTGAGACGGGCCTTTCGGTTCAAGTTCCATTCTTCATCAACCAAGGTGACAAACTATTGATCAATACAAATGAAGGCTCTTACGTATCACGTGCATAA
- the spoIIIAA gene encoding stage III sporulation protein AA, with the protein METILSFLPKKLYEQLRGMTPMMIDKMEELRIRVGRPLEVIVGGEPYFFSYEVTHSDADQLLNQIGQFSLYTLEEELKRGYITIAGGHRVGLAGKVILENGSVKAIRDISSFNIRIAREKIGAAEPLTSYLYDGEWQHTMLIGAPQTGKTTILRDIARMISSGNEKRGIAPQKVGIVDERSEIAGSVHGVPQLEFGTRVDVLDGCPKAEGMMMMIRSMSPDVLIVDEIGRAADTQAVLEAANAGIKLMITTHGHTLDEVKKRPFIAEILKQNIFERFIELQKSKSGKRSYKVLDAAGVPIFLGESVNRHV; encoded by the coding sequence ATGGAAACGATTCTTTCTTTTTTACCGAAAAAATTATACGAGCAACTCCGGGGTATGACACCGATGATGATCGATAAGATGGAAGAGCTGCGAATTCGGGTTGGAAGGCCGCTTGAGGTCATTGTAGGAGGGGAACCATACTTCTTTTCCTATGAAGTGACCCATTCGGATGCAGATCAATTATTGAATCAAATAGGTCAATTTTCGTTATATACACTTGAGGAAGAATTAAAGCGGGGATATATAACCATAGCGGGCGGACATCGGGTGGGGCTTGCTGGCAAGGTGATCCTGGAAAATGGGTCGGTCAAAGCGATCAGGGATATTTCCTCATTCAATATTCGGATTGCACGTGAAAAAATAGGTGCAGCTGAACCGCTCACTTCATATCTATATGACGGGGAATGGCAACATACAATGTTGATCGGTGCTCCGCAAACGGGAAAAACGACCATATTACGTGATATCGCAAGAATGATATCTAGTGGTAATGAAAAACGCGGCATTGCCCCTCAAAAGGTGGGGATAGTGGACGAGCGCTCGGAAATTGCCGGAAGTGTTCATGGAGTGCCGCAGCTCGAATTTGGAACAAGGGTTGATGTGCTCGATGGATGTCCTAAAGCGGAAGGGATGATGATGATGATCCGTTCGATGTCCCCGGATGTATTGATCGTGGATGAAATAGGCCGTGCAGCGGATACACAGGCTGTGCTGGAAGCAGCGAACGCAGGTATTAAACTCATGATAACTACTCATGGCCATACACTGGATGAGGTTAAGAAGCGACCTTTTATCGCGGAAATATTAAAGCAAAACATCTTTGAACGTTTTATAGAATTACAGAAAAGTAAATCCGGTAAGAGGAGCTACAAAGTCCTTGATGCAGCAGGGGTTCCCATTTTCTTGGGAGAAAGTGTGAACCGGCATGTTTAA
- the spoIIIAB gene encoding stage III sporulation protein SpoIIIAB — protein MFKLIGAAIIIIATTWAGFEAAKKLSMRPRQLRQLKVAMQSLEAEIMYGHTPLKEAARKLSKQMAKPLSIFFETFANRLESGETTVKEAWDDSLKKIWQSLALKQGEFEILSQFGETLGKSDKYHQQKQIMLTMAHLEREESDALDRQGKYEKMMKSLGFLSGLLLIILLM, from the coding sequence ATGTTTAAGTTAATAGGAGCAGCGATAATTATTATTGCAACGACATGGGCTGGTTTCGAAGCCGCGAAAAAATTAAGTATGAGGCCTCGTCAACTGAGACAGCTGAAAGTCGCCATGCAATCGCTTGAAGCTGAAATCATGTATGGTCATACACCTTTGAAAGAAGCGGCAAGGAAGCTTTCTAAACAGATGGCCAAACCTTTATCCATCTTTTTCGAAACATTTGCGAATCGACTCGAGTCAGGAGAGACCACCGTCAAAGAAGCATGGGATGATAGTTTGAAGAAAATATGGCAATCCCTTGCTTTAAAACAAGGAGAATTCGAGATTCTTTCACAGTTTGGGGAGACGCTTGGAAAAAGCGATAAATATCATCAGCAAAAGCAAATCATGCTAACGATGGCACACTTGGAACGGGAGGAGAGCGATGCGCTCGACCGACAGGGAAAATATGAAAAAATGATGAAAAGTCTTGGTTTTTTATCAGGGCTATTATTGATCATCTTGCTGATGTAG
- the spoIIIAC gene encoding stage III sporulation protein AC, which yields MGIDVDIIFKIAGVGLVVAFLHTILDQVGKKEYAQWVTLFGFIYILFMVASVVEDLFQKIKSVFLFQ from the coding sequence ATGGGCATTGATGTGGACATCATATTTAAAATAGCGGGTGTGGGGCTAGTTGTGGCATTTCTTCACACGATACTCGATCAGGTTGGGAAGAAGGAATATGCCCAGTGGGTGACACTTTTCGGATTTATCTATATTTTATTCATGGTAGCTTCTGTAGTAGAGGATTTATTTCAAAAAATTAAATCTGTATTTCTATTTCAGTAA
- the spoIIIAD gene encoding stage III sporulation protein AD — protein sequence MEIIKIVAIALVATFLALIVKEQKPNFAFLLVVFVGCSIFLFLADKIYEIILMLEKIAVNANVNTVYLETILKIIGIAYIAEFASQITKDAGQGSLASKIELSGKILILAMAIPILTVIIETILQMLPS from the coding sequence ATTGAAATCATAAAAATCGTGGCCATTGCCCTAGTTGCCACCTTTTTGGCACTGATCGTCAAAGAGCAAAAACCAAATTTCGCATTCCTGCTTGTCGTTTTTGTAGGATGCTCCATTTTTCTTTTTTTAGCTGACAAAATATACGAAATTATTTTAATGTTAGAAAAAATTGCGGTAAATGCGAATGTAAATACCGTGTATCTAGAGACCATCTTAAAAATAATCGGAATTGCCTATATTGCAGAATTCGCTTCTCAAATTACAAAAGATGCAGGGCAAGGTTCGCTCGCTTCCAAAATAGAATTGAGCGGGAAAATCTTGATTCTTGCCATGGCGATTCCGATTTTGACGGTCATTATCGAAACGATTTTACAGATGCTCCCAAGTTAA